One region of Manis pentadactyla isolate mManPen7 chromosome 9, mManPen7.hap1, whole genome shotgun sequence genomic DNA includes:
- the LTBP3 gene encoding latent-transforming growth factor beta-binding protein 3 isoform X1 → MPGPRGAAGGRGPEMRGAGAGAAGLLALLVLLGPGGRAEGGPAGERGAGGGGALARERFKVVFAPVICKRTCLKGQCRDSCQQGSNMTLIGENGHSTDTLTGSGFRVVVCPLPCMNGGQCSSRNQCLCPPDFTGRFCQVPTVGGGGGTGGSGPGMGRAGTLSTGALPPLAPESESVASKHAIYAVQVIADPSGPGEGPPAQHAAFLVPLGPGQISAEVQAPPPVVNVRVHHPPEASVQVHRIEGPNAEGPASSQHLLPHPKPQHPRPPTQKPLGRCFQDTLPKQPCGSNPLPGLTKQEDCCGSIGTAWGQSKCHKCPQLQYTGVQKPGPVRGEVGADCPQGYKRLNSTHCQDINECAMPGVCRHGDCLNNPGSYRCICPPGHSLGPSRTQCIADKPEEKSLCFRLVSPEHQCQHPLTTRLTRQLCCCSVGKAWGARCQRCPADGTAAFKEICPAGKGYHILTSHQTLTIQGESDFSLFLHPDGPPKPQQQPESPSRAPPPEDAEEERGVSTGSSVIEEQSAQQSHPTATTSPARPYPELISRPSPPTMRWFLPDLPPSRSAVEIAPTQVTETDECRLNQNICGHGECVPGPSDYSCHCNPGYRSHPQHRYCVDVNECEAEPCGAGRGICMNTGGSYNCHCNRGYRLHVGAGGRSCADLNECAKPHLCGDGGFCINFPGHYKCNCYPGYRLKASRPPVCEDIDECRDPSSCPDGKCENKPGSFKCIACQPGYRSQGGGPCRDVNECAEGSPCSPGWCENLPGSFRCTCAQGYAPAPDGRSCLDVDECEAGDMCDNGICTNTPGSFQCQCLSGYHLSRDRTHCKDIDECDFPAACIGGDCINTNGSYRCLCPQGHRLVGGRKCQDIDECSQDPGLCLPHGACKNLQGSYICVCDEGFTPTQDKHGCEEVEQPHHKKECYLNFDDTVFCDSVLATNVTQQECCCSLGAGWGDHCEIYPCPVYSSAEFHSLCPDGKGYTQDNNIVNYGIPAHRDIDECILFGAEICKEGKCVNTQPGYECYCKQGFYYDGNLLECVDVDECLDESNCRNGVCENTRGGYRCACTPPAEYSPAQRQCLSPEEMDVDECQDPAACRPGRCVNLPGSYRCECRQPWLPGPSGRDCQLPENPAERAPERRDVCWGQRGEDGMCAGPLAGPALTFDDCCCRQGRGWGAPCRPCPPRGAGSQCPTSQSESNSFWDASPLLLGKPPREEDSSEEDSDECRCVSGRCVPRPGGAVCECPGGFQLDASRARCVDIDECRELNQRGLLCKSERCVNTSGSFRCVCKAGFARIRPHGACVPQRRR, encoded by the exons ATGCCCGGGCCCCGTGGGGCTGCAGGCGGCCGGGGCCCTGAGAtgcgcggggcgggggcgggggcggcggggcTGCTGGCGCTGCTTGTGCTGCTGGGCCCGGGCGGCCGGGCCGAGGGGGGGCCTGCGGGCGAGCGGGGCgccggcgggggcggggcgcTGGCCCGCGAGCGCTTCAAGGTGGTCTTTGCGCCAGTGATCTGCAAGCGGACCTGCCTCAAGGGCCAGTGCCGGGACAGCTGTCAGCAGGGCTCCAACATGACGCTCATCGGAGAGAACGGCCACAGCACCGACACGCTCACGGGCTCCGGCTTCCGCGTGG tgGTGTGCCCTCTGCCCTGCATGAATGGTGGCCAGTGctcctcccgaaaccagtgcctgTGTCCCCCGGACTTCACGGGTCGCTTCTGCCAGGTGCCCACCGTTGGAGGCGGCGGGGGCACCGGTGGCTCAGGCCCTGGGATGGGCCGGGCCGGAACCCTGTCCACAGGCGCGTTGCCGCCCCTGGCTCCGGAGAGCGAGTCTGTGGCCAGCAAGCACGCCATCTACGCGGTCCAGGTGATCGCCGATCCGTCcgggcctggggaggggccccCTGCACAGCACGCAGCCTTCCTGGTGCCCCTCGGGCCAGGACAGATCTCAGCGGAAG TCCAGGCCCCGCCCCCCGTGGTGAACGTGCGCGTCCACCACCCACCCGAGGCCTCGGTCCAAGTGCACCGCATCGAGGGTCCAAATGCCGAGGGCCCAGCCTCTTCCCAGCACCTGCTGCCGCACCCGAAGCCCCAGCACCCCAGGCCACCCACTCAGAAGCCCCTGGGCCGCTGCTTCCAGGACACGCTGCCCAAGCAGCCT TGTGGCAGCAATCCCCTCCCTGGTCTCACCAAGCAGGAAGACTGCTGTGGGAGCATCGGCACCGCCTGGGGCCAAAGCAAGTGCCACAAGTGCCCCCAGCTGCAGT ACACAGGGGTGCAGAAGCCAGGGCCTGTGCGAGGGGAGGTGGGCGCTGATTGCCCCCAgggctacaagagactcaacaGCACCCATTGCCAGG ATATCAACGAGTGTGCGATGCCGGGCGTGTGTCGCCATGGTGACTGCCTCAACAACCCTGGCTCCTATCGCTGCATCTgcccacctggccacagcttggGTCCTTCTCGCACACAATGCATTG CAGACAAGCCAGAGGAGAAGAGCCTGTGTTTCCGCCTGGTGAGTCCTGAGCACCAGTGTCAGCACCCACTGACCACACGCCTCACCCGTCAGCTCTGTTGCTGCAGTGTCGGCAAGGCCTGGGGTGCGAGGTGCCAGCGCTGCCCGGCTGATGGCACCG CTGCCTTCAAGGAGATCTGTCCAGCTGGGAAGGGGTACCACATCCTCACGTCCCACCAGACGCTCACCATTCAGGGAGAAAGTGACTTTTCCCTTTTCCTGCACCCTGATGGGCCACCCAAGCCCCAGCAGCAACCTGAGAGCCCCAGCCGGGCTCCACCACCTGAGGacgcagaggaagagagag GGGTGAGCACCGGCTCA TCAGTGATAGAGGAGCAGTCAGCACAGCAGAGCCACCCGACTGCCACCACGTCTCCTGCCCGACCATACCCTG AGCTGATCTCCCGGCCCTCGCCGCCCACCATGCGCTGGTTCTTGCCAGATTTGCCTCCGTCCCGCAGCGCGGTGGAGATTGCCCCTACTCAGGTCACAG AGACAGACGAGTGCCGACTGAACCAGAACATCTGTGGCCACGGAGAGTGCGTTCCGGGCCCCTCGGACTACTCCTGCCACTGCAACCCGGGCTACCGGTCGCACCCGCAGCACCGCTACTGCGTGG ACGTGAACGAGTGCGAGGCGGAGCCGTGCGGCGCCGGGAGGGGCATCTGCATGAACACCGGCGGCTCCTACAACTGCCACTGCAACCGCGGCTACCGCCTGCACGTGGGCGCCGGGGGGCGCTCGTGTGCGG ACCTGAACGAGTGTGCCAAGCCCCACCTGTGCGGCGACGGCGGCTTCTGCATCAACTTTCCGGGTCACTACAAGTGCAACTGCTACCCGGGCTACCGGCTCAAAGCCTCCCGACCGCCCGTGTGTGAAG ACATCGATGAGTGCCGAGACCCTAGCTCCTGCCCGGACGGCAAATGCGAGAACAAACCCGGGAGCTTCAAGTGCATTGCCTGTCAGCCCGGCTACCGCAGTCAGGGGGGCGGACCCTGCCGCG ACGTGAACGAGTGCGCCGAGGGCAGCCCCTGCTCGCCTGGCTGGTGCGAGAACCTCCCAGGCTCCTTTCGCTGCACGTGCGCCCAGGGCTATGCGCCAGCGCCCGACGGCCGCAGTTGCCTGG ATGTGGATGAGTGTGAGGCCGGGGACATGTGTGACAATGGCATCTGCACCAACACACCAGGCTCCTTCCAGTGTCAGTGCCTCtctggttaccatctgtcaaggGACCGGACCCACTGCAAGG ACATTGATGAGTGTGACTTCCCTGCAGCCTGTATTGGGGGTGACTGCATCAACACCAATGGCTCTTACCGATGTCTCTGTCCCCAGGGGCATCGGCTGGTAGGCGGCAGGAAGTGCCAAG ACATAGATGAGTGCAGCCAGGACCCAGGTCTGTGCCTCCCCCACGGGGCCTGCAAGAACCTGCAGGGCTCCTACATTTGTGTCTGTGATGAGGGCTTCACACCCACCCAGGACAAGCATGGCTGTGAGG AGGTGGAGCAGCCCCACCACAAGAAGGAATGCTACCTTAACTTCGATGACACGGTGTTCTGCGACAGTGTACTGGCCACCAATGTCACCCAGCAGGAATGCTGTTGCTCGCTAGGGGCTGGCTGGGGAGACCACTGCGAGATCTATCCTTGCCCAGTCTACAGCTCAG CTGAGTTCCACAGCCTCTGCCCGGACGGGAAGGGCTACACCCAAGACAACAACATTGTCAACTACGGCATCCCAGCCCACCGCG ACATCGACGAGTGCATATTGTTCGGGGCGGAGATCTGCAAGGAGGGCAAGTGCGTGAATACACAGCCTGGCTACGAGTGCTATTGCAAGCAAGGCTTCTACTACGACGGGAACCTGCTGGAGTGCGTGG ACGTGGACGAGTGCTTAGACGAATCCAATTGCCGGAACGGGGTGTGTGAGAACACGCGCGGCGGCTACCGCTGCGCCTGCACGCCCCCAGCCGAGTACAGCCCGGCGCAGCGCCAGTGTCTGAGCCCGGAGGAGATGG ACGTGGACGAGTGTCAGGACCCGGCAGCCTGCCGACCTGGCCGCTGCGTCAACCTGCCGGGCTCGTACCGCTGCGAGTGCCGCCAGCCCTGGTTGCCTGGGCCCTCTGGCCGCGACTGCCAGCTCCCCGAGAACCCAGCCG AGCGTGCCCCGGAGCGGAGGGACGTGTGCTGGGGTCAGCGTGGAGAGGACGGCATGTGCGCGGGCCCCCTTGCCGGCCCGGCTCTCACCTTCGACGACTGCTGCTGTCGTCAGGGCCGCGGTTGGGGAGCCCCGTGCCGCCCGTGCCCACCGCGCGGCGCCG GGTCCCAGTGCCCGACATCACAGAGTGAGAGCAATTCCTTCTGGGACGCGAGCCCCCTGCTACTGGGGAAGCCCCCGCGAG AAGAGGACAGTTCGGAGGAGGATTCGGACGAATGCCGCTGTGTGAGCGGCCGCTGCGTGCCGCGGCCCGGCGGCGCCGTGTGCGAGTGTCCTGGAGGCTTCCAGCTCGACGCCTCTCGCGCGCGCTGCGTCG ACATCGACGAGTGCCGAGAGTTGAACCAGCGCGGGCTTCTGTGCAAGAGCGAGCGCTGCGTTAACACCAGCGGTTCCTTCCGCTGTGTCTGCAAGGCCGGTTTTGCGCGCATCCGCCCGCACGGGGCCTGCGTGCCCCAGCGCCGCCGCTGA
- the LTBP3 gene encoding latent-transforming growth factor beta-binding protein 3 isoform X4, producing MPGPRGAAGGRGPEMRGAGAGAAGLLALLVLLGPGGRAEGGPAGERGAGGGGALARERFKVVFAPVICKRTCLKGQCRDSCQQGSNMTLIGENGHSTDTLTGSGFRVVVCPLPCMNGGQCSSRNQCLCPPDFTGRFCQVPTVGGGGGTGGSGPGMGRAGTLSTGALPPLAPESESVASKHAIYAVQVIADPSGPGEGPPAQHAAFLVPLGPGQISAEVQAPPPVVNVRVHHPPEASVQVHRIEGPNAEGPASSQHLLPHPKPQHPRPPTQKPLGRCFQDTLPKQPCGSNPLPGLTKQEDCCGSIGTAWGQSKCHKCPQLQYTGVQKPGPVRGEVGADCPQGYKRLNSTHCQDINECAMPGVCRHGDCLNNPGSYRCICPPGHSLGPSRTQCIADKPEEKSLCFRLVSPEHQCQHPLTTRLTRQLCCCSVGKAWGARCQRCPADGTAAFKEICPAGKGYHILTSHQTLTIQGESDFSLFLHPDGPPKPQQQPESPSRAPPPEDAEEERGVSTGSSVIEEQSAQQSHPTATTSPARPYPELISRPSPPTMRWFLPDLPPSRSAVEIAPTQVTETDECRLNQNICGHGECVPGPSDYSCHCNPGYRSHPQHRYCVDVNECEAEPCGAGRGICMNTGGSYNCHCNRGYRLHVGAGGRSCADLNECAKPHLCGDGGFCINFPGHYKCNCYPGYRLKASRPPVCEDIDECRDPSSCPDGKCENKPGSFKCIACQPGYRSQGGGPCRDVNECAEGSPCSPGWCENLPGSFRCTCAQGYAPAPDGRSCLDIDECDFPAACIGGDCINTNGSYRCLCPQGHRLVGGRKCQDIDECSQDPGLCLPHGACKNLQGSYICVCDEGFTPTQDKHGCEEVEQPHHKKECYLNFDDTVFCDSVLATNVTQQECCCSLGAGWGDHCEIYPCPVYSSAEFHSLCPDGKGYTQDNNIVNYGIPAHRDIDECILFGAEICKEGKCVNTQPGYECYCKQGFYYDGNLLECVDVDECLDESNCRNGVCENTRGGYRCACTPPAEYSPAQRQCLSPEEMDVDECQDPAACRPGRCVNLPGSYRCECRQPWLPGPSGRDCQLPENPAERAPERRDVCWGQRGEDGMCAGPLAGPALTFDDCCCRQGRGWGAPCRPCPPRGAGSQCPTSQSESNSFWDASPLLLGKPPREEDSSEEDSDECRCVSGRCVPRPGGAVCECPGGFQLDASRARCVDIDECRELNQRGLLCKSERCVNTSGSFRCVCKAGFARIRPHGACVPQRRR from the exons ATGCCCGGGCCCCGTGGGGCTGCAGGCGGCCGGGGCCCTGAGAtgcgcggggcgggggcgggggcggcggggcTGCTGGCGCTGCTTGTGCTGCTGGGCCCGGGCGGCCGGGCCGAGGGGGGGCCTGCGGGCGAGCGGGGCgccggcgggggcggggcgcTGGCCCGCGAGCGCTTCAAGGTGGTCTTTGCGCCAGTGATCTGCAAGCGGACCTGCCTCAAGGGCCAGTGCCGGGACAGCTGTCAGCAGGGCTCCAACATGACGCTCATCGGAGAGAACGGCCACAGCACCGACACGCTCACGGGCTCCGGCTTCCGCGTGG tgGTGTGCCCTCTGCCCTGCATGAATGGTGGCCAGTGctcctcccgaaaccagtgcctgTGTCCCCCGGACTTCACGGGTCGCTTCTGCCAGGTGCCCACCGTTGGAGGCGGCGGGGGCACCGGTGGCTCAGGCCCTGGGATGGGCCGGGCCGGAACCCTGTCCACAGGCGCGTTGCCGCCCCTGGCTCCGGAGAGCGAGTCTGTGGCCAGCAAGCACGCCATCTACGCGGTCCAGGTGATCGCCGATCCGTCcgggcctggggaggggccccCTGCACAGCACGCAGCCTTCCTGGTGCCCCTCGGGCCAGGACAGATCTCAGCGGAAG TCCAGGCCCCGCCCCCCGTGGTGAACGTGCGCGTCCACCACCCACCCGAGGCCTCGGTCCAAGTGCACCGCATCGAGGGTCCAAATGCCGAGGGCCCAGCCTCTTCCCAGCACCTGCTGCCGCACCCGAAGCCCCAGCACCCCAGGCCACCCACTCAGAAGCCCCTGGGCCGCTGCTTCCAGGACACGCTGCCCAAGCAGCCT TGTGGCAGCAATCCCCTCCCTGGTCTCACCAAGCAGGAAGACTGCTGTGGGAGCATCGGCACCGCCTGGGGCCAAAGCAAGTGCCACAAGTGCCCCCAGCTGCAGT ACACAGGGGTGCAGAAGCCAGGGCCTGTGCGAGGGGAGGTGGGCGCTGATTGCCCCCAgggctacaagagactcaacaGCACCCATTGCCAGG ATATCAACGAGTGTGCGATGCCGGGCGTGTGTCGCCATGGTGACTGCCTCAACAACCCTGGCTCCTATCGCTGCATCTgcccacctggccacagcttggGTCCTTCTCGCACACAATGCATTG CAGACAAGCCAGAGGAGAAGAGCCTGTGTTTCCGCCTGGTGAGTCCTGAGCACCAGTGTCAGCACCCACTGACCACACGCCTCACCCGTCAGCTCTGTTGCTGCAGTGTCGGCAAGGCCTGGGGTGCGAGGTGCCAGCGCTGCCCGGCTGATGGCACCG CTGCCTTCAAGGAGATCTGTCCAGCTGGGAAGGGGTACCACATCCTCACGTCCCACCAGACGCTCACCATTCAGGGAGAAAGTGACTTTTCCCTTTTCCTGCACCCTGATGGGCCACCCAAGCCCCAGCAGCAACCTGAGAGCCCCAGCCGGGCTCCACCACCTGAGGacgcagaggaagagagag GGGTGAGCACCGGCTCA TCAGTGATAGAGGAGCAGTCAGCACAGCAGAGCCACCCGACTGCCACCACGTCTCCTGCCCGACCATACCCTG AGCTGATCTCCCGGCCCTCGCCGCCCACCATGCGCTGGTTCTTGCCAGATTTGCCTCCGTCCCGCAGCGCGGTGGAGATTGCCCCTACTCAGGTCACAG AGACAGACGAGTGCCGACTGAACCAGAACATCTGTGGCCACGGAGAGTGCGTTCCGGGCCCCTCGGACTACTCCTGCCACTGCAACCCGGGCTACCGGTCGCACCCGCAGCACCGCTACTGCGTGG ACGTGAACGAGTGCGAGGCGGAGCCGTGCGGCGCCGGGAGGGGCATCTGCATGAACACCGGCGGCTCCTACAACTGCCACTGCAACCGCGGCTACCGCCTGCACGTGGGCGCCGGGGGGCGCTCGTGTGCGG ACCTGAACGAGTGTGCCAAGCCCCACCTGTGCGGCGACGGCGGCTTCTGCATCAACTTTCCGGGTCACTACAAGTGCAACTGCTACCCGGGCTACCGGCTCAAAGCCTCCCGACCGCCCGTGTGTGAAG ACATCGATGAGTGCCGAGACCCTAGCTCCTGCCCGGACGGCAAATGCGAGAACAAACCCGGGAGCTTCAAGTGCATTGCCTGTCAGCCCGGCTACCGCAGTCAGGGGGGCGGACCCTGCCGCG ACGTGAACGAGTGCGCCGAGGGCAGCCCCTGCTCGCCTGGCTGGTGCGAGAACCTCCCAGGCTCCTTTCGCTGCACGTGCGCCCAGGGCTATGCGCCAGCGCCCGACGGCCGCAGTTGCCTGG ACATTGATGAGTGTGACTTCCCTGCAGCCTGTATTGGGGGTGACTGCATCAACACCAATGGCTCTTACCGATGTCTCTGTCCCCAGGGGCATCGGCTGGTAGGCGGCAGGAAGTGCCAAG ACATAGATGAGTGCAGCCAGGACCCAGGTCTGTGCCTCCCCCACGGGGCCTGCAAGAACCTGCAGGGCTCCTACATTTGTGTCTGTGATGAGGGCTTCACACCCACCCAGGACAAGCATGGCTGTGAGG AGGTGGAGCAGCCCCACCACAAGAAGGAATGCTACCTTAACTTCGATGACACGGTGTTCTGCGACAGTGTACTGGCCACCAATGTCACCCAGCAGGAATGCTGTTGCTCGCTAGGGGCTGGCTGGGGAGACCACTGCGAGATCTATCCTTGCCCAGTCTACAGCTCAG CTGAGTTCCACAGCCTCTGCCCGGACGGGAAGGGCTACACCCAAGACAACAACATTGTCAACTACGGCATCCCAGCCCACCGCG ACATCGACGAGTGCATATTGTTCGGGGCGGAGATCTGCAAGGAGGGCAAGTGCGTGAATACACAGCCTGGCTACGAGTGCTATTGCAAGCAAGGCTTCTACTACGACGGGAACCTGCTGGAGTGCGTGG ACGTGGACGAGTGCTTAGACGAATCCAATTGCCGGAACGGGGTGTGTGAGAACACGCGCGGCGGCTACCGCTGCGCCTGCACGCCCCCAGCCGAGTACAGCCCGGCGCAGCGCCAGTGTCTGAGCCCGGAGGAGATGG ACGTGGACGAGTGTCAGGACCCGGCAGCCTGCCGACCTGGCCGCTGCGTCAACCTGCCGGGCTCGTACCGCTGCGAGTGCCGCCAGCCCTGGTTGCCTGGGCCCTCTGGCCGCGACTGCCAGCTCCCCGAGAACCCAGCCG AGCGTGCCCCGGAGCGGAGGGACGTGTGCTGGGGTCAGCGTGGAGAGGACGGCATGTGCGCGGGCCCCCTTGCCGGCCCGGCTCTCACCTTCGACGACTGCTGCTGTCGTCAGGGCCGCGGTTGGGGAGCCCCGTGCCGCCCGTGCCCACCGCGCGGCGCCG GGTCCCAGTGCCCGACATCACAGAGTGAGAGCAATTCCTTCTGGGACGCGAGCCCCCTGCTACTGGGGAAGCCCCCGCGAG AAGAGGACAGTTCGGAGGAGGATTCGGACGAATGCCGCTGTGTGAGCGGCCGCTGCGTGCCGCGGCCCGGCGGCGCCGTGTGCGAGTGTCCTGGAGGCTTCCAGCTCGACGCCTCTCGCGCGCGCTGCGTCG ACATCGACGAGTGCCGAGAGTTGAACCAGCGCGGGCTTCTGTGCAAGAGCGAGCGCTGCGTTAACACCAGCGGTTCCTTCCGCTGTGTCTGCAAGGCCGGTTTTGCGCGCATCCGCCCGCACGGGGCCTGCGTGCCCCAGCGCCGCCGCTGA